From Drosophila willistoni isolate 14030-0811.24 unplaced genomic scaffold, UCI_dwil_1.1 Seg68.1, whole genome shotgun sequence:
GAAATTATATGAGAAGAGCGGCGCTTTAGTATTCAACGAGTAAGGGCATTAATTCGTGCTCTCAAACACAAGAGCACAGAGGACAGCCTATCAAACGGTTAGGTTTAGAAAAGAGAAATCGTCGAGCCTATCGAACCATATAGAAATGGTTCAAGAATTGATTTGAATCGAGCAGCCTTTCTATATGATTGCACCATCGACTACAGCTTGCATCGATTAGTTTGTGGCATTGTGGCTCATTGAGTTTGAGTAAAACGGTTTGTGCTGCCTTAGTggtaaagtaaaattgttattattggtcCCGCTAAAAGAGCCATTGTGTTTCCTGCTTTATGGCGAAACActataaatacaaatacagCAATACAGCACAAACCAGTCGTTTAGGCTCCATAGGCAATTGGCACAAATGTGCCACTGCCCTTTTTATCCGTCTTCTTACGGCCCTCTACAGAGTTGCTATACGTGTCGCGTAGATCAGGGAATTTAATCTGCAAAAAAATGAGCAAATTTGAATAATCCTTTAACTATAGCTTGATCCGCCATACCTGTAGAGTGTGATCTTGCAGAAAATTGCCAACACGCTTCACAATCATGCTATTCAGGACCTGTTCCTTGGCATGTACTCCACGCGGCAGTACAGCCTCAATATCCTGTTCACTGATCGATGTCAGCTTGGATCGCTGCTTATTGTCGGACTGTTGCTAAGAAACTGAACACCTCGAAGAGGAACGAACGGAAAGCCTCTTCCAGGCCAGTTAGTAGTTTCACCTTTAGACAAACGGACATATTTTCACCAGTACATTGCTGATATATGCGATAAATCAGCGACATGTCCTTCAAAAAGCTAACCGGACTAGTACCACTCGATGCCTGCTGTATCC
This genomic window contains:
- the LOC124461837 gene encoding uncharacterized protein LOC124461837 — protein: MDQKPQQQQNRIQQASSGTSPVSFLKDMSLIYRIYQQCTGENMSVCLKQQSDNKQRSKLTSISEQDIEAVLPRGVHAKEQVLNSMIVKRVGNFLQDHTLQIKFPDLRDTYSNSVEGRKKTDKKGSGTFVPIAYGA